Proteins encoded in a region of the Clostridium butyricum genome:
- a CDS encoding DHH family phosphoesterase, which produces MDKVTMLKRLLKPGLLIITSIILISFNHILAGIILLIFHCIDNFYTLNSFWTKEDDINYFSKTLDKGIEDNVLQFIYPLSLIREDGEIIWCNKLFNTLQPNENALGNNILSIARGLNLEGTLTNEYNHQRLNINNKLYDVYATVIEKEENEYVYLLSFNDITKLIDYEKTQEGIMLIEVDNLSEVLGKTDESNKPLLVAEIERTIKYYANNLKAMIEKYDTNKYVLSVQDKYIEDEINKQFKIIDEISKIDFGNSIEVTLSIGIGCGGISPQENYNSAKFAKELALGRGGDQVVVKNGNDIKFFGGNTKEIEKRTKVKARVIARALSELICESSNVYILGHKNPDMDCLGAAMGLSSVVKQLGKTCNIVLNKDTNAIDYYLEKLKDNSKYNDLFTSVEYAMENINKKTLVIIVDVHNKGYICDLPLVYKAERKVIIDHHRRSPDMIENDILNYIEVYASSTSEMVTEIIQYMVDRPNLTRIEAEGLLAGIFMDTKGFSFKTGVRTFEAASFLKSLGADTIEVKKMFTDDLNSYLQIADTIKSAEVTNKVAIAITPENIDTVIVAKAADELLNISGISASFVLGKIENDIYISGRSLGDINIQIVLESLGGGGHMNIAGAKVSNSTIDEVVTKLKELIEKYLRIGE; this is translated from the coding sequence ATGGATAAAGTAACTATGCTTAAACGTTTGCTTAAGCCTGGATTATTAATTATAACTTCAATAATATTAATTTCATTTAATCATATATTAGCTGGAATAATTTTATTAATTTTTCATTGTATTGATAACTTTTATACATTGAATTCATTTTGGACTAAAGAAGATGATATAAATTATTTTTCAAAAACTCTTGATAAGGGGATTGAGGATAATGTTCTTCAATTTATATATCCTTTATCATTAATTAGAGAAGATGGAGAAATAATTTGGTGCAATAAATTATTTAATACTTTGCAGCCTAATGAAAATGCTTTAGGAAATAATATTTTAAGTATAGCAAGAGGATTAAATTTAGAAGGAACATTAACCAATGAATATAATCATCAAAGATTAAATATTAATAATAAATTATATGATGTATATGCAACTGTAATTGAAAAAGAAGAAAATGAATATGTATATTTATTATCATTTAATGATATAACAAAGCTTATAGATTATGAAAAGACTCAAGAGGGTATTATGCTAATAGAAGTTGATAATCTTTCAGAAGTATTAGGAAAGACTGATGAAAGTAATAAACCTCTTTTAGTTGCAGAAATCGAGAGAACAATAAAGTATTATGCAAATAATTTAAAAGCAATGATAGAAAAATATGATACAAATAAATACGTCTTATCAGTACAAGATAAATATATTGAAGATGAAATTAATAAACAATTTAAAATAATAGATGAAATTTCAAAAATTGATTTTGGAAATTCAATAGAAGTTACATTAAGTATTGGAATAGGATGTGGAGGTATATCTCCACAGGAAAATTATAATAGTGCTAAATTTGCTAAGGAATTAGCTCTTGGTAGAGGTGGCGACCAGGTAGTAGTTAAAAATGGGAATGATATAAAATTCTTTGGTGGTAATACTAAGGAAATAGAAAAAAGGACTAAAGTTAAAGCAAGAGTTATAGCAAGAGCTTTAAGCGAACTTATTTGTGAAAGCAGTAATGTTTATATTTTAGGACATAAAAATCCAGATATGGACTGCTTAGGTGCAGCAATGGGATTATCAAGTGTGGTAAAGCAATTAGGTAAGACCTGTAATATTGTATTAAATAAAGACACTAATGCAATAGATTATTATTTAGAAAAACTTAAAGATAATTCTAAATATAATGATTTATTTACAAGTGTAGAATACGCTATGGAAAATATAAATAAAAAAACATTAGTCATTATTGTTGATGTTCACAATAAAGGTTATATATGTGACCTTCCATTAGTATATAAAGCGGAGCGTAAAGTAATTATAGATCACCATAGAAGAAGTCCAGACATGATTGAAAATGATATTTTGAATTATATAGAAGTATATGCTTCTTCTACTTCTGAAATGGTTACTGAGATAATTCAGTATATGGTAGACAGACCAAATCTCACTAGGATTGAAGCTGAAGGACTTTTAGCGGGTATCTTTATGGACACAAAAGGTTTTTCTTTTAAAACTGGTGTAAGAACTTTTGAAGCAGCATCATTTCTAAAATCATTGGGTGCTGATACTATAGAAGTTAAAAAGATGTTTACTGATGATTTAAATAGTTATTTACAAATTGCAGATACTATAAAGTCAGCAGAAGTAACTAATAAAGTTGCTATTGCAATTACTCCAGAAAACATAGATACTGTAATTGTGGCTAAAGCTGCTGATGAATTACTGAATATATCAGGTATTTCCGCAAGCTTTGTTTTGGGAAAGATAGAAAATGATATATATATTAGTGGAAGGTCTCTTGGCGATATAAATATTCAAATTGTTTTAGAATCCTTAGGTGGAGGCGGACATATGAATATTGCTGGGGCTAAAGTATCAAATTCAACAATAGATGAAGTTGTTACTAAATTAAAAGAATTAATAGAAAAATACTTAAGGATAGGTGAATAA
- the rplI gene encoding 50S ribosomal protein L9, with translation MKVILLQDVKKIGKKGEVIEASDGYARNFLFPRKLAEEATASNLHILNNKKENERKQKLAELEAAQKLAGELKGKEIKITAKTGENGKLFGAITSKDIAGLIKEQYKVEVDKKKIVMDTIKVAGGYEIDVKLYPEVSTKMKVIIVPQA, from the coding sequence ATGAAGGTTATTTTATTACAAGACGTTAAAAAAATTGGTAAGAAGGGTGAAGTTATAGAAGCTTCAGATGGATATGCAAGAAACTTTTTATTTCCAAGGAAATTAGCTGAAGAGGCAACAGCTTCAAACTTACACATTTTAAATAATAAAAAAGAAAATGAAAGAAAACAAAAATTAGCTGAATTAGAAGCAGCTCAAAAATTAGCAGGTGAATTAAAAGGTAAAGAAATAAAGATTACTGCTAAGACTGGTGAAAATGGAAAGTTATTTGGAGCAATAACAAGTAAAGATATTGCAGGATTAATAAAGGAACAATATAAAGTAGAAGTAGATAAAAAGAAAATAGTTATGGATACAATAAAAGTAGCTGGTGGATATGAAATTGATGTTAAGTTATATCCTGAAGTAAGCACAAAGATGAAGGTAATTATTGTGCCACAAGCATAA
- the proC gene encoding pyrroline-5-carboxylate reductase yields the protein MIKKVGFIGCGNMGSSMVGGLIKSGFLKSEEIIVSTKTEASSKKLRDEFKVATTLDSKTVAKESETIILAVKPNMYKSVVEEIKSELTEDKLIITIAAGISIENMEEWLGDDLKIIRTMPNTPALVGQAMSAVCPNKNVSEEELKYCINIFESFGECEVLEEKYFDGFIAVAGSSPAYVFMFIEAMADGAVKLGIPRAKAYKMAAQSVLGSAKMVLETGKHPGELKDMVCSPAGTTIDAVVELEKLGFRNSVIQAMDKCAEKSKNM from the coding sequence ATGATTAAAAAAGTAGGATTTATAGGATGTGGAAATATGGGAAGTTCTATGGTAGGAGGATTAATCAAATCAGGTTTCTTGAAATCTGAAGAAATAATTGTTTCTACGAAAACAGAGGCTTCTTCAAAGAAATTACGTGATGAATTTAAAGTGGCAACAACTTTAGATAGTAAAACAGTTGCAAAAGAAAGTGAGACTATAATTTTAGCTGTTAAGCCAAATATGTATAAGTCTGTAGTTGAAGAAATAAAGTCTGAATTAACTGAAGATAAGTTAATAATAACAATTGCTGCAGGTATAAGTATTGAAAATATGGAAGAGTGGCTTGGTGATGATTTAAAGATTATAAGAACAATGCCAAATACTCCAGCACTTGTAGGTCAGGCGATGTCAGCTGTATGTCCTAACAAAAATGTAAGTGAGGAAGAATTAAAATATTGTATAAATATATTTGAAAGCTTTGGCGAATGTGAAGTTTTAGAAGAAAAATATTTTGATGGATTTATAGCTGTGGCTGGTTCATCACCTGCATATGTATTTATGTTTATAGAAGCAATGGCAGATGGTGCAGTTAAGCTTGGAATACCAAGAGCAAAAGCGTATAAAATGGCAGCTCAAAGTGTTTTAGGTTCAGCAAAAATGGTATTAGAAACAGGAAAGCATCCGGGTGAATTAAAGGATATGGTTTGTTCACCAGCAGGAACTACAATTGATGCAGTAGTTGAACTTGAAAAGCTTGGATTTAGAAATAGTGTGATTCAGGCTATGGATAAGTGTGCAGAAAAATCTAAGAATATGTAG
- the lonC gene encoding Lon family ATP-dependent protease produces the protein MNSYENSNILEEVISSNLSLESKIDALYGITKNVLDKGAFRARTIRFKLDKYIQSSNPCDRIFALNTILSEGKGLKVVPKEDDLEKCVEETIGLISDELAKKYVQNKIEAQVEQSIMEKQEKYIDEVRLSVINKQKGVENKKTLGKLNNLIELDSKVTSKNIMSFLRPQEFSQVIGQDRAIKSLISKLSSPYPQHIILYGPPGVGKTTAARLALDKVKEIPFTPFDDKSKFVEVDGTTLRWDPREITNPLLGSVHDPIYQGSKRDLAEIGIPEPKPGLVTEAHGGVLFIDEIGELDSMLQNKLLKVLEDKRVEFSSSYYDPDDEMIPKYIKYLFDNGAPADFVLIGATTRSPSEINPALRSRCTEVYFEPLSSKDISAIIYDAAKKLNVKLEDGVAEKISSYTFEGRKAINMLTDAYGYALHSCENSEKDLEIKLSHLDEIISIGRYTPFERLKDMSKREIGHVYGLGVSGFLGSTIEIEAAVFPAKKKGAGVVRFNDTAGSMAKDSVFNAASVIRSLTDKDIKDYDIHVNVIGGGKIDGPSAGAAITTCIISALLKKPLRQDIAITGEISLQGKIRPVGGIFEKIYGAKRMGINLVLIPKENEHEIPLNNTDIQVKTVETIEELMDIAFN, from the coding sequence TTGAATTCATATGAAAACTCTAATATATTAGAAGAGGTTATTTCAAGTAATTTATCTCTTGAGTCAAAAATAGATGCATTGTATGGAATAACAAAAAATGTTCTTGATAAAGGGGCATTTAGAGCAAGAACTATAAGATTTAAATTAGATAAGTATATACAGTCATCAAACCCTTGTGACAGAATTTTTGCATTAAATACAATACTTTCAGAAGGTAAGGGATTAAAAGTTGTACCTAAAGAAGATGATTTAGAAAAATGTGTTGAAGAAACAATAGGTCTTATTTCTGATGAGTTGGCAAAGAAATATGTTCAGAATAAAATTGAAGCTCAAGTTGAGCAGTCCATAATGGAAAAGCAGGAAAAGTATATAGATGAAGTAAGACTTTCTGTTATTAACAAGCAAAAGGGTGTTGAAAACAAAAAAACTCTTGGAAAATTAAATAATTTAATTGAGTTAGATAGCAAAGTTACAAGTAAAAATATAATGAGCTTTTTAAGACCTCAGGAGTTTAGTCAGGTAATAGGTCAGGATAGAGCGATAAAATCTTTGATATCAAAGCTTTCTTCGCCATATCCTCAACATATAATTCTTTATGGACCTCCAGGAGTTGGAAAGACTACAGCTGCAAGACTTGCTCTTGATAAGGTTAAGGAAATTCCGTTTACTCCATTTGATGACAAATCAAAATTTGTTGAAGTTGATGGAACAACACTGAGATGGGATCCAAGAGAAATAACAAATCCATTACTTGGTTCAGTTCATGATCCAATATATCAAGGAAGTAAAAGAGATTTAGCTGAAATAGGTATACCAGAGCCTAAGCCAGGACTAGTTACTGAGGCTCATGGAGGAGTGTTATTTATAGATGAAATTGGAGAACTAGATTCAATGCTTCAAAACAAATTATTAAAAGTTTTAGAAGATAAGAGAGTTGAATTCTCGTCATCTTATTATGATCCAGATGATGAAATGATACCGAAATATATAAAGTATTTATTTGATAATGGAGCTCCAGCAGATTTTGTATTAATAGGAGCTACAACTAGAAGCCCTAGTGAAATAAATCCAGCATTAAGATCAAGATGTACAGAAGTTTATTTTGAACCACTTTCATCAAAGGATATATCAGCTATAATTTATGATGCAGCTAAAAAATTGAATGTTAAATTAGAAGATGGAGTTGCTGAAAAAATAAGTAGCTATACATTTGAAGGAAGAAAGGCTATTAATATGCTTACGGATGCATATGGATATGCATTACATTCATGCGAGAATTCAGAAAAAGATTTAGAAATAAAATTATCTCATTTAGATGAAATCATATCAATTGGAAGATATACTCCTTTTGAAAGATTAAAAGATATGAGTAAAAGAGAAATAGGTCATGTTTATGGGCTTGGTGTAAGTGGATTCTTAGGATCTACAATTGAAATAGAAGCAGCTGTTTTTCCAGCAAAGAAAAAGGGTGCAGGAGTAGTTAGATTTAATGATACAGCAGGTTCTATGGCAAAGGATTCTGTATTTAATGCAGCATCAGTAATAAGAAGCTTAACAGATAAAGATATCAAAGATTACGATATTCATGTTAATGTTATTGGTGGAGGAAAAATTGATGGTCCTTCAGCTGGTGCAGCTATTACAACATGTATAATAAGTGCATTATTAAAGAAACCTTTAAGGCAGGACATAGCAATTACTGGAGAAATATCTCTTCAAGGTAAAATTAGACCTGTTGGAGGTATTTTTGAAAAGATATATGGTGCAAAGAGAATGGGAATAAATCTTGTTTTAATTCCAAAAGAAAATGAACATGAAATTCCATTAAACAATACAGATATCCAAGTAAAAACAGTAGAAACAATAGAAGAACTTATGGATATTGCATTTAATTAG
- a CDS encoding replicative DNA helicase: MDAPVMRSLPQSIEAEQSVIGSMIIDKNAIAKVLESLNEEDFYRDGHKVIYKAILEMFRNDMAVDLVTLLEYLKSTEMLERAGGVTYITEVSSSVPSTANLSSYIKIVSDKSTLRKLIKASTTIIEESYNNQSNVENVVDVAEKKIFNIAENRTSKDFESLGDVLERGFMQIEKLFNNKGEVTGVPSGFTDLDAKTSGFQSGDMVLIAARPSMGKTTFALNIAEHVALREHKSVVIFSLEMSKEQLAYKLLCSEANVDMLKLRTGALDDQDWENIAMASGPLSKAKIYIDDTAGVTVMEMRSKCRRLKMEYGIDLIVIDYLQLMSGGANSDGNRQQEVSEISRSIKALAKEMECPVIALSQLSRAPEQRADHRPMLSDLRESGSIEQDADIVMFLYRDEYYNKETEDKNIGECIMAKQRNGPVGTVKLAWLGQFSKFGNLDVVHNE, encoded by the coding sequence TTGGATGCACCAGTTATGAGAAGTCTGCCTCAAAGTATAGAAGCAGAACAGTCAGTAATAGGTTCCATGATAATCGATAAAAATGCTATTGCAAAGGTTCTGGAAAGCCTAAATGAAGAAGATTTTTATAGAGATGGACATAAAGTCATATATAAAGCAATATTAGAAATGTTTAGAAATGATATGGCTGTAGACTTGGTCACTCTTTTAGAATATTTAAAAAGTACAGAAATGCTCGAAAGAGCAGGTGGTGTAACATACATAACAGAGGTAAGTTCATCTGTACCATCTACTGCTAATTTAAGTTCATATATAAAAATTGTTTCAGATAAATCAACATTAAGAAAACTTATTAAAGCATCTACTACAATCATAGAAGAGAGTTATAACAATCAAAGTAATGTAGAAAATGTGGTAGATGTAGCTGAAAAGAAAATATTTAACATAGCTGAAAATAGAACTTCGAAGGACTTTGAATCTTTAGGTGATGTACTTGAAAGAGGTTTCATGCAGATAGAGAAACTTTTTAATAATAAAGGTGAAGTTACAGGAGTTCCGTCAGGGTTTACTGATTTAGATGCTAAAACATCAGGATTTCAGAGCGGTGACATGGTGCTTATAGCGGCAAGACCATCTATGGGAAAAACTACATTTGCTTTAAATATAGCTGAACATGTAGCACTTAGAGAACATAAGAGTGTAGTAATATTTTCACTGGAAATGTCTAAGGAGCAGTTAGCTTATAAGCTTCTTTGTTCTGAAGCTAATGTTGATATGTTAAAGCTTAGAACAGGAGCTTTAGATGATCAGGATTGGGAAAACATAGCTATGGCAAGTGGTCCTCTTTCGAAAGCTAAGATTTACATAGATGATACTGCTGGTGTTACTGTTATGGAGATGAGATCAAAATGCAGAAGATTAAAAATGGAGTACGGAATTGATCTTATTGTTATAGACTACTTGCAGCTTATGTCTGGAGGAGCAAATTCAGATGGTAACAGACAACAAGAAGTATCAGAAATTTCTAGATCTATTAAGGCTTTAGCAAAGGAAATGGAGTGTCCTGTAATAGCATTATCACAGCTATCCCGTGCACCTGAACAGAGAGCTGACCATAGACCAATGTTATCAGACCTTAGAGAATCTGGATCAATAGAGCAGGATGCTGATATTGTTATGTTCTTGTATAGAGATGAATATTATAATAAAGAAACAGAAGATAAGAATATTGGTGAATGTATTATGGCTAAGCAGAGAAATGGTCCAGTTGGTACTGTTAAATTAGCATGGCTTGGACAATTCAGTAAATTTGGTAATTTAGATGTTGTTCACAATGAATAA